A single Candidatus Delongbacteria bacterium DNA region contains:
- a CDS encoding ABC transporter permease, producing MDNVYHIMRKELKSYFNSPIAYIMLIVFLLISGWFFSYDYFIMGQATMVKLFVTVSFIMILFVPALTMKLISEEKKSGTLELLVTMPLTDKQIIIGKFMSAYAMLSIAMVLTLVNMFTVYFTGSPDSGVVFSGYLNLFLLGAAYTAIGVFASSVTDNQIVAFILSFFIIFFLFIIGKLLIFLPSSLAGILEYISVDYHFENMLRGVIDTRNLLYYFSIIFLGIFGAVLSLERRKV from the coding sequence ATGGATAATGTATATCATATCATGAGGAAAGAGCTGAAGTCATATTTCAACTCACCCATTGCCTATATAATGCTCATTGTGTTCCTTCTCATAAGTGGATGGTTTTTTTCTTATGACTATTTCATCATGGGACAGGCTACAATGGTAAAACTTTTTGTTACTGTTTCATTTATAATGATTTTGTTTGTACCTGCTCTTACCATGAAACTCATCTCTGAAGAGAAAAAAAGTGGAACTTTGGAACTTTTAGTAACTATGCCACTTACCGATAAGCAGATAATAATAGGAAAATTCATGTCTGCCTATGCTATGCTATCTATCGCAATGGTTTTGACTTTGGTTAATATGTTTACGGTTTACTTTACTGGCTCACCAGATAGTGGTGTTGTTTTTTCTGGCTACCTGAATCTTTTTTTACTTGGAGCAGCGTATACTGCCATTGGCGTTTTTGCTTCTTCAGTAACAGATAATCAGATAGTCGCTTTCATTCTTAGCTTTTTTATAATTTTTTTCCTATTCATTATTGGAAAATTATTGATTTTTCTACCGTCTTCTTTAGCGGGAATTTTAGAATACATAAGTGTCGATTATCACTTTGAGAATATGCTCAGAGGTGTAATTGATACAAGAAATCTGTTGTACTATTTCTCCATAATATTCCTTGGAATTTTCGGAGCTGTACTATCACTTGAAAGAAGAAAAGTATAA
- a CDS encoding ATP-binding cassette domain-containing protein encodes MIEVSNVTRFYGPTKALDNLSVTINSGEITGILGPNGAGKTTLLKIITCYMYPTNGDVKVNEHNIFDHSEEIRAKLGYLPEHAPIYTDTTVYDYLDFVAGVRKIPKNERHDAIKKVCEKTGLKDVAFKKIDQLSKGYRQRVGIAQALIHDPEILILDEPTTGLDPNQILEIRSLIKELGKNKTVIFSTHILQEVQALCDRVIILKKGNIVADASPEKLQTDFAGRDTINLEIKSDKDLTMDLKSIYSVENIIKKDKSSGCDYSYKIEYSKGAEIRENIFDVVMKNNAKIVEMHREKATMEDIFKELTVG; translated from the coding sequence ATGATTGAGGTAAGTAATGTTACCAGATTTTACGGACCTACCAAAGCTCTTGATAATCTTTCAGTTACAATAAATAGTGGAGAGATTACGGGCATCCTTGGTCCAAATGGTGCGGGTAAGACTACACTTTTAAAAATTATTACCTGCTATATGTATCCAACTAATGGGGATGTTAAAGTAAACGAGCATAATATCTTTGATCATAGTGAAGAGATTAGAGCGAAACTCGGATACTTACCCGAACATGCTCCGATTTATACCGATACGACTGTTTACGATTATCTTGATTTTGTGGCAGGAGTAAGGAAAATTCCTAAGAATGAAAGACATGATGCAATTAAAAAAGTATGTGAAAAAACCGGGCTTAAGGATGTAGCTTTTAAGAAAATTGATCAGTTGTCAAAAGGCTACAGACAGAGAGTTGGTATTGCCCAAGCCCTTATCCACGATCCGGAAATTTTGATATTGGATGAACCAACAACTGGTCTCGATCCTAATCAGATTCTTGAAATCAGATCTTTGATAAAGGAATTGGGGAAAAATAAAACAGTAATTTTTTCTACTCATATTCTTCAAGAAGTTCAGGCTCTTTGTGATAGAGTAATTATTTTGAAAAAAGGGAATATTGTTGCCGATGCTTCTCCTGAAAAACTTCAAACTGATTTTGCTGGTCGTGATACGATAAATTTGGAGATAAAATCGGATAAAGATCTTACAATGGATCTTAAGTCTATCTATTCTGTTGAAAATATTATAAAGAAAGATAAAAGCTCTGGCTGTGATTACTCTTACAAAATTGAATACAGTAAAGGAGCTGAGATAAGAGAAAATATTTTTGATGTAGTAATGAAGAACAATGCAAAAATTGTGGAAATGCATAGAGAAAAAGCCACAATGGAAGATATTTTCAAAGAATTAACTGTAGGATAA
- a CDS encoding HAMP domain-containing histidine kinase, with translation MFYQFINKYRKFINISSMSVLFIFLSLYLSYHSLMLENHVRYVESVLVRYIEIADVSEFKKNSIINSQFNIQIVPNREVGENFVFREKDNLIVSYDFKSSVFFIKLVPFIIISILVLFGWIYLLVIKSMKNAENSKILISMSREAAHQMGTPISSLSGWIMYIKEVESIENDRDLIVSGLEEDHRRLETVAERFSKIGVPPEKEICNIIEVLNGVVNYLNMRVAISNEIKLELNIHEMSVFGNKVLLSWAFENVIKNAIQAISEKNNGQVKIVVTNKDEKGIIDIIDNGSGVIHKSRIFESGFSTRKRGWGMGLVLTKRVIEDIHDGKIYVSETSTNGSTFRIILPGYMN, from the coding sequence TTGTTTTACCAGTTCATCAACAAGTATAGAAAATTTATAAATATTAGCTCAATGAGTGTACTTTTTATTTTTTTATCATTATACTTGAGTTATCATTCACTGATGCTTGAAAATCATGTTCGTTACGTAGAATCTGTTTTGGTTAGGTATATTGAAATTGCAGATGTCTCCGAATTTAAAAAAAATAGTATTATTAATTCCCAATTCAATATTCAAATTGTACCAAACAGGGAAGTTGGTGAAAATTTTGTATTTAGAGAAAAAGATAATTTAATAGTAAGCTATGATTTTAAAAGCAGTGTTTTTTTTATCAAACTCGTTCCGTTTATAATTATATCCATTCTTGTACTTTTTGGTTGGATCTATTTATTGGTTATAAAATCGATGAAGAATGCTGAAAACAGTAAAATACTTATCTCTATGTCTAGGGAAGCAGCCCATCAAATGGGAACACCAATATCTTCGTTATCAGGTTGGATAATGTACATAAAAGAAGTTGAAAGTATTGAAAATGATAGAGATCTGATAGTAAGCGGTCTGGAAGAGGATCATAGAAGATTGGAAACTGTTGCTGAAAGATTCTCAAAAATAGGGGTTCCACCTGAAAAAGAGATATGCAATATTATTGAGGTACTAAACGGTGTTGTAAATTATTTAAATATGAGAGTAGCTATATCAAATGAAATTAAATTGGAATTGAATATACATGAGATGTCGGTATTTGGAAATAAGGTTCTTTTATCATGGGCATTTGAAAATGTAATTAAAAATGCTATTCAAGCAATTAGTGAAAAAAATAATGGTCAAGTAAAAATAGTTGTAACAAATAAGGATGAAAAGGGTATAATTGATATTATTGACAATGGTTCTGGAGTGATACATAAATCTAGGATTTTTGAAAGTGGATTCAGTACTAGAAAAAGAGGATGGGGAATGGGACTTGTTTTAACTAAAAGAGTTATCGAAGATATTCATGATGGTAAAATTTATGTCTCTGAAACATCAACGAATGGTTCCACCTTCAGAATTATATTGCCGGGGTATATGAATTGA
- a CDS encoding response regulator, which produces MQEGKSLNIFILDDEEIILEMLGVYFTKEGFQCHAYEDPELAVKDLLSGKPCDILVSDIFMDKYNGVEVAELMRIHRPEIPVVLITGFVRFSGNDIPSNVSDIILKPFELKNLKEKVLLAIEEFKSKL; this is translated from the coding sequence GTGCAAGAAGGAAAAAGCTTAAATATTTTTATCTTAGATGATGAGGAAATAATCCTTGAGATGCTTGGAGTATATTTCACTAAAGAGGGTTTTCAATGTCATGCTTATGAAGATCCCGAACTCGCAGTTAAAGATCTCCTTTCGGGAAAACCTTGTGATATATTAGTCTCAGACATTTTTATGGATAAATACAATGGCGTTGAAGTCGCTGAGTTAATGAGAATACATAGACCTGAAATTCCCGTTGTTCTAATAACTGGTTTTGTTAGATTTAGTGGTAATGATATACCTTCAAATGTAAGTGACATTATACTTAAACCGTTTGAATTGAAAAATCTAAAAGAAAAAGTACTTCTTGCAATAGAAGAATTTAAATCAAAGCTATAA
- a CDS encoding response regulator, which produces MKKIMVVDDDLEMREILKEIFLDQGYSISLASNGKVALDMIYDKKEYDLVITDINMPVMGGIELTKRIKSIDNKLPVLIITAFGDKESLGRKHGDGFLKKPFELTSIISMVDYLCKKEKA; this is translated from the coding sequence ATGAAAAAAATTATGGTTGTCGATGACGATCTAGAGATGAGAGAGATTCTCAAAGAGATATTCCTTGATCAGGGATATTCCATATCATTAGCTTCAAATGGAAAAGTGGCTCTTGATATGATTTATGATAAAAAAGAGTATGATCTAGTTATTACAGATATCAACATGCCAGTGATGGGTGGTATTGAACTTACAAAAAGAATTAAATCCATCGACAATAAATTACCTGTTCTGATTATTACTGCTTTTGGTGATAAGGAAAGTTTAGGACGAAAACATGGCGACGGATTTCTAAAAAAACCTTTCGAATTAACGAGTATAATATCTATGGTGGATTATCTGTGCAAGAAGGAAAAAGCTTAA
- the guaA gene encoding glutamine-hydrolyzing GMP synthase has product MDHEKILILDFGSQYNQLIARRVREKNVYSVLKPFNISLDEIRTINPKGIILSGGPNSVYDIGAPEPNHEIFRLGIPVLGICYGMQIMTKIYGGEVEKGEKREYGFAEVQILENDPILSGISSDGKWKVWMSHSDKLTKMPKDFGVIGNTSNTPFAIFKHNTEKLYGVQFHPEVAHSENGDIFIDNFIKNVCKCSGDWTSDKFIEESIEKIKNEVGNKKVILGFSGGVDSSVAALLLQKAIGENLIAIFVDNGLLRLNEKENVIKTFKEHFKINLIVSESEDKFLSQLRGIKDPEDKRKIIGRVFIETFESEIRKIKSMEGDIEYLAQGTIYPDVIESVSAKGGPSATIKSHHNVGGLPKELRLKIIEPLRELFKDEVRRTGLALGLPEHIINRHPFPGPGLGVRVLEEVTKEKCDVLRKADAIFIEEIEKAGIYNEIGQAFAVLLPVKAVGVMGDQRTYENVVALRAVRTIDFMTADWYRFEYDLLSRTSTRIINEVKGVNRVVYDISQKPPGTIEWE; this is encoded by the coding sequence ATGGATCATGAAAAAATATTGATATTGGATTTTGGATCTCAATACAACCAGTTGATAGCTAGAAGAGTAAGGGAAAAAAACGTTTACTCTGTTTTAAAACCTTTTAATATTTCGCTGGATGAGATCAGAACAATTAATCCAAAAGGTATTATTTTATCTGGTGGTCCTAATTCCGTTTATGACATTGGTGCTCCAGAGCCTAATCATGAAATTTTCAGACTAGGAATACCGGTCTTAGGAATCTGCTATGGTATGCAGATTATGACAAAAATATATGGCGGAGAAGTAGAAAAAGGCGAAAAAAGAGAATATGGGTTTGCTGAAGTCCAAATTCTGGAGAATGACCCAATCCTTTCAGGTATAAGTTCTGATGGAAAGTGGAAAGTTTGGATGAGTCATAGCGATAAACTGACAAAAATGCCAAAAGATTTCGGAGTTATTGGAAATACTTCCAACACACCTTTCGCAATTTTCAAACACAATACTGAAAAGCTATATGGAGTTCAGTTTCATCCGGAAGTAGCTCATTCCGAAAATGGTGACATTTTTATAGATAATTTTATCAAAAACGTTTGCAAATGTTCTGGAGACTGGACCTCTGACAAGTTTATTGAAGAGAGTATTGAAAAAATTAAAAATGAAGTTGGAAATAAAAAAGTTATTCTTGGTTTCTCCGGTGGCGTCGATTCTTCTGTTGCCGCATTATTGTTACAAAAAGCAATTGGTGAAAATCTTATTGCTATTTTTGTTGACAATGGTCTGTTAAGATTAAATGAAAAAGAAAATGTTATCAAAACCTTTAAAGAACATTTTAAAATTAACTTAATTGTAAGTGAATCAGAAGATAAGTTTCTTAGTCAATTAAGAGGTATCAAAGATCCTGAGGACAAAAGGAAAATAATAGGTCGGGTTTTTATAGAAACATTTGAATCTGAAATAAGAAAAATAAAATCAATGGAAGGTGATATTGAGTATTTAGCTCAAGGAACTATTTATCCTGACGTTATTGAATCTGTTAGTGCAAAAGGCGGTCCTTCAGCTACTATAAAATCACACCACAATGTCGGTGGTTTACCAAAAGAGTTAAGACTTAAAATAATAGAGCCATTAAGAGAACTATTTAAGGATGAAGTTAGAAGAACCGGACTTGCTTTGGGACTCCCTGAACATATTATAAATAGGCATCCTTTTCCTGGTCCTGGTCTTGGTGTAAGAGTTTTGGAAGAAGTAACAAAAGAAAAATGTGACGTTTTGAGAAAAGCTGATGCTATTTTTATCGAAGAAATTGAGAAAGCTGGTATTTATAATGAGATTGGTCAGGCTTTTGCGGTATTGTTACCTGTGAAAGCTGTTGGCGTCATGGGCGATCAAAGAACTTACGAGAATGTTGTTGCTTTGAGAGCTGTAAGAACAATAGATTTCATGACGGCTGATTGGTATAGATTCGAATACGATCTTTTATCAAGAACTTCGACAAGAATTATCAATGAGGTAAAAGGAGTAAATAGAGTTGTTTACGATATCTCACAAAAACCACCAGGAACAATTGAATGGGAATAA
- a CDS encoding tetratricopeptide repeat protein, with protein sequence MNIRLLSILFVFFTFSGLKCSVPESILDDAFSKAYEVSEENYELTDSLCRFILENTSSRLLTMRTYSILSESNYYFGNLDSARMFSIRSIALTDTNSLVDLKTYGIQLNIYASILSELGETDESINTYYQALKVFKKLDNEYGVSYVLTNLALTYNSLEKYEKALEIFKELEAFFYKNGIAEKGEYLNGYGNVYYYQKDFKNAESMYNKALDYYINCNDPSGISDSYSNLANIALNNGDYEKALELYKKCYSYDLESENTKNLSYTMNNIGILFSKLGEYEKSNIYLKKSCELDSLHGFIKGFLQAKINIAINYNYLNYFDRAKELLDGIENNPMLETFPQILEKFLLTKTTTVFSIGDKDNGFEALNKLIFLKDSINSTKRDSVISKFLADYEVDKLKKENELNSLQISKNNLEIENANIRQLVAVGLILVVIFAMILVLRKNKELEKERKKTDFLIESILPKSIIDEVKEELDFSPRKYIGITVLFIDFENFTEKTELIPIEKLLDELNLIYSKFDDIISDFGCERIKTAGDSYIAVSSLTNEKGIFAKKIVMAALSMIEFLEDRKKEYLLNWDVRIGIDTGNVISGKVGSKRIMFDIFGDPVNTASRMQQICEPMNVNITSRTRIFLSENDFKFVYRGSEPIKGKDKIEMFYVKKK encoded by the coding sequence TTGAACATACGATTATTATCTATTTTGTTTGTTTTTTTTACTTTTTCTGGCTTGAAGTGTTCAGTTCCAGAGAGTATTCTTGATGATGCTTTTAGTAAAGCATATGAAGTTTCTGAAGAAAATTACGAGCTAACTGATTCTTTGTGCAGATTTATTTTAGAAAACACTTCAAGTAGACTTTTAACAATGCGGACTTATAGTATCTTGTCTGAATCAAATTATTATTTTGGTAATTTAGACTCAGCGAGAATGTTTTCAATTAGATCAATCGCCCTTACTGATACGAATAGTTTAGTGGATTTAAAGACTTATGGAATCCAATTGAATATTTATGCTTCAATTTTATCTGAGCTAGGCGAGACAGATGAGTCAATAAATACATATTATCAAGCACTGAAAGTATTTAAAAAACTGGATAATGAGTATGGAGTTTCTTATGTATTAACGAATTTAGCATTGACGTATAATTCACTAGAAAAATATGAAAAAGCCCTTGAAATATTCAAAGAGTTAGAAGCTTTTTTTTACAAAAATGGAATAGCTGAAAAAGGAGAATACCTTAATGGGTATGGGAACGTTTATTATTACCAAAAAGATTTTAAAAATGCAGAGTCTATGTACAATAAAGCTTTAGATTATTATATTAATTGTAATGACCCAAGTGGTATTTCAGATTCATATAGCAATTTGGCGAATATTGCCCTCAATAACGGAGATTATGAAAAAGCATTAGAACTATATAAAAAATGCTATTCATATGATTTAGAATCAGAAAATACAAAGAATCTTTCGTATACAATGAATAATATTGGTATTTTATTCAGTAAATTAGGGGAATATGAAAAAAGCAATATTTACTTAAAAAAATCTTGTGAGTTAGATTCATTACATGGCTTCATAAAAGGATTTCTCCAAGCAAAAATTAATATCGCTATCAATTATAATTATCTTAATTATTTTGATAGAGCAAAGGAGTTATTAGACGGGATAGAAAATAATCCAATGTTAGAAACTTTTCCTCAAATACTTGAAAAATTTCTGTTAACAAAAACAACGACTGTGTTTTCAATCGGTGATAAAGATAATGGTTTTGAGGCTTTAAATAAACTAATCTTTCTAAAGGATTCAATAAATTCAACAAAGCGAGACAGTGTTATCTCAAAGTTTTTAGCTGATTATGAAGTAGATAAATTGAAAAAAGAAAATGAGTTGAACAGTCTACAAATTTCGAAGAATAATTTGGAGATTGAGAATGCTAATATTAGACAATTAGTAGCTGTTGGATTGATACTAGTCGTAATATTTGCAATGATTCTTGTTTTAAGGAAAAATAAAGAACTTGAAAAAGAGAGAAAAAAAACAGACTTTCTTATTGAATCGATTCTTCCTAAGTCTATAATTGATGAAGTAAAAGAAGAGTTGGATTTCTCACCAAGAAAATATATAGGAATTACGGTTCTTTTTATTGATTTTGAAAATTTTACTGAGAAAACAGAACTTATCCCTATTGAAAAACTCTTGGACGAGCTGAACCTCATATACAGTAAATTTGATGATATTATTTCTGATTTTGGTTGTGAAAGAATTAAAACTGCAGGGGATTCTTATATAGCCGTTAGCTCATTAACAAACGAAAAAGGGATTTTTGCAAAAAAGATCGTTATGGCAGCATTGTCTATGATAGAATTTCTTGAAGATAGGAAAAAAGAATATTTATTGAATTGGGATGTTAGGATTGGTATTGACACCGGTAATGTAATTTCTGGTAAAGTTGGCTCAAAAAGAATCATGTTTGATATTTTTGGAGATCCAGTAAATACAGCCAGTAGAATGCAACAAATTTGCGAACCAATGAATGTAAATATTACTAGTCGAACGCGAATTTTTTTAAGTGAAAATGATTTTAAGTTTGTTTACAGAGGCAGTGAACCAATAAAAGGAAAAGATAAAATTGAAATGTTTTATGTTAAAAAAAAGTAG